One window from the genome of Pseudomonas frederiksbergensis encodes:
- a CDS encoding D-amino acid dehydrogenase, translating to MAQRVCIIGGGVIGLATAYALVREGIDVTLVEARDALGSETSFANGGQLSYRYVSPLADAGVPWQALGWMLRADSPLKLHPRLDPAQWRWMASFVAACRTSVNRRNGAHLLRLALLSQATLQTWREDDHLDGFDWRRNGKLVTFRNGRHFEHARRRVTDLEHQQVLGPAQCASLEPALAGVPFVGGIYTPDEEVADCHAFCLQLAARLRASGRCEFLLGRAVTAVHHANGTVQAINLGADRLDVGAVVIAAGHRSAALAVPGLRLPLYPLKGYSLTVPIEARHRAPELSITDYDRKVVYARIGEQLRVAAMVDIVGFDPAPDPRRLALIRRQAMETFPLAGNYERAIEWAGMRPATPSGVPLIGATGYRNLWLNLGHGALGFTLACGSGRLLSELIRQRTPSIDMRGLTPRAA from the coding sequence ATGGCTCAGCGGGTTTGCATTATCGGTGGCGGCGTGATCGGGCTGGCGACGGCTTATGCGCTGGTTCGCGAAGGCATCGACGTCACGCTCGTCGAAGCCCGGGACGCGCTGGGCAGCGAAACCAGCTTCGCCAATGGCGGCCAGTTGTCCTATCGCTACGTCTCGCCGCTGGCGGATGCCGGGGTGCCCTGGCAGGCCCTGGGCTGGATGTTGCGCGCGGATTCGCCACTGAAGTTGCACCCGCGCCTCGACCCGGCCCAGTGGCGCTGGATGGCGTCGTTTGTCGCCGCGTGCCGGACCTCGGTCAACCGCCGCAACGGTGCGCATCTGTTGCGCCTGGCGCTGTTGAGCCAGGCGACGTTGCAGACCTGGCGCGAAGACGATCATCTCGATGGCTTTGACTGGCGGCGCAACGGCAAATTGGTGACGTTTCGAAACGGCCGCCACTTCGAGCATGCTCGGCGGCGAGTGACTGATCTGGAGCATCAGCAAGTACTTGGCCCTGCCCAATGCGCCAGCCTGGAGCCCGCGCTGGCAGGCGTGCCGTTCGTGGGCGGGATCTACACGCCGGACGAGGAGGTCGCCGATTGCCATGCTTTCTGCCTCCAATTGGCGGCGCGGCTACGGGCTTCGGGGCGCTGCGAGTTCCTCCTGGGGCGTGCGGTGACTGCTGTCCATCATGCTAACGGTACGGTGCAGGCGATCAACCTGGGCGCAGATCGCCTGGACGTGGGCGCCGTGGTGATAGCCGCCGGCCATCGCAGTGCAGCGCTTGCAGTGCCTGGGCTGCGACTGCCGCTGTATCCGCTCAAGGGCTACAGCCTGACGGTTCCGATCGAGGCGCGACATCGGGCGCCGGAGCTGAGCATCACCGACTATGATCGCAAGGTCGTCTACGCTCGCATCGGTGAGCAGTTGCGAGTGGCGGCGATGGTCGACATCGTCGGTTTTGATCCGGCACCGGACCCCAGGCGCCTGGCCCTGATCCGTCGCCAGGCCATGGAAACCTTCCCCCTGGCTGGAAATTACGAGCGCGCCATCGAGTGGGCGGGCATGCGCCCGGCCACGCCCAGCGGGGTGCCGCTGATTGGCGCCACCGGCTATCGCAACCTGTGGCTCAACCTGGGCCATGGCGCCTTAGGCTTTACCCTGGCGTGCGGCAGCGGCCGCTTGCTCAGTGAACTGATCCGCCAACGTACACCTTCCATCGACATGCGAGGCCTCACGCCCCGCGCCGCCTGA
- a CDS encoding LysR family transcriptional regulator → MRLRHIEIFQAIRQTGSISGAAQLLHVSQPAVTKVLQHAEQQLGFALFLRVRGKLQATPEALELEREVDKVSESLQGVRRLAQSLRREPGHSLRIGATPALALSLMPAAIHQWTRRYPDIVCELSSAHSRELTQNLLMREIDVALTLQAPDHPGLKAQALASGVLVALAPNGHWPEATIGTPMPLQALADAPLIGLSSTDPLSARLDGYLKSVEPSPRVSISVQTYSLARAMVESGAGLAVIDPFTALGASSARTAIRPLSPPLPISLYAVTRANEAPAHTMGALLEIFASQAQGQLDRLFGTAQST, encoded by the coding sequence ATGCGCCTTCGTCATATCGAGATTTTCCAGGCCATCCGCCAGACCGGCTCCATCAGCGGCGCCGCGCAGTTGCTGCACGTCTCCCAGCCGGCCGTGACCAAGGTGTTGCAGCATGCCGAGCAGCAATTGGGCTTTGCGCTATTCCTGCGAGTGCGCGGCAAGTTGCAGGCCACGCCTGAGGCGCTGGAACTGGAGCGCGAGGTCGACAAGGTCAGCGAAAGCCTTCAAGGCGTGCGGCGCCTGGCCCAGAGCCTGCGCCGCGAGCCGGGCCACAGCCTGCGGATCGGCGCCACGCCAGCCTTGGCCCTGTCGTTGATGCCGGCGGCGATCCATCAATGGACCCGACGATACCCCGACATCGTCTGCGAGTTATCCAGTGCCCACAGCCGCGAATTGACGCAAAACCTGCTGATGCGCGAAATCGACGTCGCCCTGACCTTGCAAGCGCCCGATCACCCTGGCCTCAAGGCCCAGGCCCTCGCCAGTGGCGTGTTGGTAGCCTTGGCACCAAATGGTCACTGGCCCGAGGCGACGATCGGCACGCCCATGCCGTTGCAAGCCTTGGCCGATGCGCCATTGATCGGCCTGTCCAGTACCGACCCGCTCTCGGCCAGGTTGGACGGTTACCTCAAGTCAGTGGAGCCGTCGCCACGCGTGAGCATTTCCGTGCAGACCTATTCACTGGCCCGGGCCATGGTCGAATCCGGCGCCGGGCTGGCGGTCATCGACCCGTTCACGGCTTTGGGCGCTTCGAGCGCCCGCACGGCCATCCGGCCCTTGTCGCCGCCGCTGCCCATTTCCCTGTACGCCGTGACCCGGGCCAACGAGGCCCCAGCCCATACGATGGGTGCCCTGCTGGAGATCTTTGCCAGCCAGGCCCAGGGGCAGCTGGATCGCCTGTTTGGAACGGCTCAAAGCACGTAG
- the trhA gene encoding PAQR family membrane homeostasis protein TrhA, which produces MYHGERLNAWTHLVGAVAAFIGAVWLLVIAGMAGDPWKIVSVAIYGFTLLALYSASTVYHSVRGRKKEIMQKVDHFSIYLLIAGSYTPFCLVTLRGPWGWTLFGIVWGLALIGILQEIKPRSEARILSIVIYAVMGWIVLVAVKPLLAALGSTGFAWLASGGVLYTVGIIFFALDHRLRHAHGIWHLFVIAGSLLHFVAILFYVL; this is translated from the coding sequence ATGTATCACGGGGAACGACTCAACGCCTGGACACACCTGGTGGGGGCTGTCGCGGCGTTTATCGGCGCGGTGTGGTTGCTGGTGATTGCCGGGATGGCCGGTGATCCCTGGAAGATCGTCAGCGTGGCGATCTATGGGTTCACCTTGCTGGCGCTCTACAGCGCCTCGACGGTTTATCACAGCGTGCGCGGACGCAAGAAAGAGATCATGCAGAAGGTCGATCATTTTTCGATCTACCTGTTGATCGCCGGCAGCTACACGCCGTTCTGCCTGGTGACCCTGCGCGGGCCGTGGGGCTGGACGTTGTTCGGGATTGTCTGGGGGCTGGCCCTGATCGGCATCCTGCAGGAAATCAAGCCGCGCTCTGAAGCGAGGATCCTGTCGATCGTCATTTATGCGGTAATGGGCTGGATCGTCCTGGTGGCGGTCAAGCCGTTGCTGGCGGCGCTGGGCAGCACCGGGTTTGCCTGGCTGGCTTCGGGCGGCGTGTTGTACACCGTCGGCATCATTTTCTTCGCGCTGGACCATCGCCTGCGCCATGCCCATGGCATCTGGCACCTGTTTGTCATCGCCGGCAGCCTGCTGCATTTCGTGGCGATTCTGTTCTACGTGCTTTGA
- a CDS encoding LysR substrate-binding domain-containing protein, with product MLIDEELTLKKLEVFLAFMRTGNLARAAAELQTSNVSVHRAIHSLESALRCPLFKHEGRNLTPLESAYVLEERAQRLIQDVIESVRLTREAAGFSAERFKLGSLYSLTVKTVPQLIMGLKIRRSELNIDLIMGSNIDLLYKLKNMEVDAILVSLDDSVNDPDCEQIALFSDDIFLATPADSPFAQRSEVDLADVRNETFITLTQGFATHQDGVRVFKQAGFEPKVAMQVNDIFTLLSMVSSGVGYALLPGRIAAVYENRVKLIPLQEKYRLQQHIGVVFLKAKERDPNLLALLAECRMYANRQA from the coding sequence ATGCTGATCGACGAAGAATTGACCCTGAAAAAACTCGAGGTGTTCCTGGCCTTCATGCGCACCGGCAACCTCGCGCGGGCGGCGGCCGAGTTGCAGACCAGCAATGTCAGCGTGCACCGGGCCATTCATTCCTTGGAGAGCGCCCTGCGTTGCCCGCTGTTCAAGCATGAAGGCCGCAATCTCACGCCTTTGGAAAGCGCCTATGTTTTGGAAGAGCGTGCGCAGAGGCTGATCCAGGATGTGATCGAAAGCGTTCGATTGACCCGCGAGGCGGCGGGTTTTTCCGCTGAGCGCTTCAAGCTCGGCTCGCTGTACTCGCTGACGGTCAAGACCGTGCCCCAACTGATCATGGGCCTGAAAATCCGCCGCAGCGAACTCAACATCGACCTGATCATGGGCTCGAACATCGACCTGTTGTACAAGCTCAAGAACATGGAAGTCGACGCGATCCTGGTGTCGCTGGACGACAGCGTCAACGACCCGGACTGCGAGCAAATCGCGCTGTTTTCCGATGACATCTTCCTCGCCACTCCGGCCGACTCCCCCTTCGCCCAGCGCAGCGAAGTCGACCTGGCCGACGTGCGCAACGAGACTTTCATCACCCTGACCCAAGGCTTCGCCACGCATCAGGACGGTGTCCGGGTGTTCAAGCAAGCGGGGTTCGAGCCGAAGGTGGCGATGCAGGTCAACGACATCTTCACCCTGCTGAGCATGGTCAGCTCCGGGGTGGGTTATGCCTTGCTGCCGGGCAGGATTGCGGCGGTGTATGAAAACCGCGTGAAACTGATCCCGTTGCAGGAAAAGTACCGGTTGCAACAGCACATTGGCGTGGTGTTCCTGAAGGCCAAGGAGCGTGATCCTAACCTGCTGGCGCTGTTGGCCGAGTGCCGGATGTATGCCAATCGCCAGGCCTGA
- the madM gene encoding malonate transporter subunit MadM, protein MYESLMKVITGYGLISGFAIVGITMWVSYWISDTFTKGRLHGSAIAILLGLVLSYIGGAMTGGQKGVVDIPLLSGIGLLGGAMLRDFAIVATAFGVSVEELKRAGFVGVLALFVGVGTSFIAGVGVAMAFGYTDVVSLTTIGAGAVTYIVGPVTGAAIGASSEVMALSIAAGLIKAILVMVATPFVAPFIGLNNPRSAVIFGGLMGTSSGVAGGLAATDPKLVPYGCLTAAFYTALGCLLGPSLLFLIMRGLMG, encoded by the coding sequence ATGTACGAATCCTTGATGAAAGTCATCACCGGCTACGGCCTGATCAGCGGTTTTGCCATCGTCGGCATCACCATGTGGGTGTCCTACTGGATCAGCGACACGTTCACCAAAGGGCGCCTGCACGGCTCGGCCATCGCCATCCTGCTGGGGCTGGTGCTCTCGTACATCGGCGGGGCCATGACCGGTGGGCAGAAAGGCGTGGTGGACATCCCGCTGCTGTCCGGGATCGGTCTTCTGGGCGGCGCCATGCTGCGGGACTTCGCCATCGTCGCCACGGCGTTCGGCGTCAGTGTCGAGGAGCTCAAGCGTGCCGGTTTCGTTGGCGTGCTGGCCTTGTTCGTCGGGGTCGGGACTTCATTCATTGCCGGCGTTGGCGTGGCGATGGCCTTCGGTTACACCGATGTGGTGAGCCTCACCACCATCGGCGCCGGGGCGGTGACTTATATTGTCGGACCGGTGACCGGGGCGGCGATTGGCGCCAGCTCCGAGGTCATGGCGCTGTCCATTGCCGCCGGGCTGATCAAGGCGATCCTGGTGATGGTGGCGACGCCGTTCGTGGCGCCCTTCATCGGCCTCAACAACCCGCGCAGCGCGGTGATCTTCGGCGGGCTGATGGGCACTTCCAGTGGCGTGGCCGGCGGCCTGGCGGCGACCGATCCGAAGCTGGTGCCGTATGGCTGCCTGACGGCGGCGTTCTATACGGCACTTGGGTGCTTGCTCGGGCCTTCGCTGTTGTTTTTGATCATGCGGGGGTTGATGGGGTAG
- the madL gene encoding malonate transporter subunit MadL — MIIYGVAFLAFCTLAGIFIGELLGKLIGVPANVGGVGIAMLLLIGLGSYLNKRGLFTGKSEAGVEFWSAIYIPIVVAMAAQQNVYGALKGGPMAILAGTLAVVIAFALVPVLVRIGNKDPQSNVSVKTVG; from the coding sequence ATGATTATCTACGGTGTGGCGTTCCTGGCCTTTTGTACCCTGGCGGGTATTTTCATCGGTGAGCTGCTGGGCAAATTGATCGGCGTGCCGGCCAACGTCGGCGGCGTCGGCATTGCGATGCTGCTGTTGATCGGCCTGGGCAGCTACCTGAACAAGCGCGGCCTGTTCACGGGCAAATCCGAGGCAGGCGTGGAATTCTGGAGCGCCATCTATATCCCGATCGTGGTGGCGATGGCCGCGCAGCAAAACGTTTATGGCGCCTTGAAGGGCGGGCCGATGGCGATCCTGGCCGGGACGCTGGCGGTGGTGATCGCCTTTGCGTTGGTGCCGGTGCTGGTGCGCATCGGCAACAAGGACCCTCAATCCAACGTGTCCGTGAAAACGGTAGGGTGA
- the mdcH gene encoding malonate decarboxylase subunit epsilon, whose amino-acid sequence MSSLFVFPGQGAQRVGMLHGLAPLILEEASDVLGEDVLLLDSAQALQSTRAVQLCLLIAGVAAARRLLEQAPAPDYVAGLSIGAYPAAVVAGALDFADALRLVSLRGELMQQAYPHGYGMTAIIGLDLAAVEALLAQVHRETTPVYLANINADNQVVIAGCDEAMSLVAGMARRQGAGKACRLALSVPSHCPLLEAPARTLSEAFANVSLKAPSLGYLSGSRARPVLKTEALRDDLAFNMCRVVDWRGTVQSAYERGVRLQIELPPGAVLTGLARRVFEQGTVMAFDGARLDTLQALLHEEGHRQP is encoded by the coding sequence GTGAGCAGCCTCTTCGTCTTTCCCGGCCAGGGTGCGCAGCGCGTGGGCATGCTCCATGGGTTGGCGCCGCTGATCCTGGAAGAGGCGAGTGATGTACTTGGCGAGGATGTCTTGCTGTTGGACTCTGCCCAAGCGTTGCAATCGACGCGCGCCGTGCAGCTGTGCCTGCTGATTGCCGGCGTGGCGGCGGCCCGTCGGTTGCTGGAGCAGGCTCCCGCACCGGATTACGTGGCGGGGTTGTCCATCGGCGCTTATCCAGCGGCAGTCGTGGCCGGGGCGCTGGATTTTGCGGATGCGCTGCGACTGGTGAGCCTGCGCGGCGAATTGATGCAGCAGGCGTATCCACATGGCTATGGCATGACCGCCATCATTGGCCTGGACCTCGCCGCCGTGGAAGCCTTGCTCGCCCAGGTGCACCGTGAAACAACGCCGGTCTACCTGGCCAATATCAATGCCGATAACCAGGTGGTTATTGCCGGCTGCGACGAAGCCATGAGCCTCGTTGCTGGAATGGCGCGTCGCCAGGGCGCGGGCAAGGCCTGTCGGTTGGCGCTCAGCGTGCCATCCCATTGCCCGTTGTTGGAGGCTCCGGCGCGGACATTGTCCGAGGCATTCGCCAACGTGTCGTTGAAGGCGCCATCCCTGGGCTATCTCAGCGGCAGCCGCGCCCGGCCGGTGCTCAAGACCGAAGCCCTGCGCGACGACCTGGCTTTCAACATGTGCCGGGTCGTCGATTGGCGCGGCACGGTGCAGAGCGCCTACGAGCGAGGCGTGCGGCTGCAAATCGAACTACCACCCGGCGCGGTGCTGACCGGGCTGGCGCGCCGGGTGTTCGAGCAGGGCACCGTCATGGCGTTTGACGGCGCGCGGCTCGACACCCTGCAAGCGCTGTTGCATGAGGAGGGACACCGCCAACCCTAG
- a CDS encoding malonate decarboxylase holo-ACP synthase, whose translation MSTFLAHDLLWGMTALQLPADAPGWAVESLDLGQPMVVRRALASPGHIAVGLRGRSREQRYASSMPVAAIKRRVRPEDLCHVESRRDLPALHALARLRPLLDASGWAWGIGGSAGFELATGIEALHERSDLDLILRTPRRLNRLQAKELLALLDASVCAVDMQLQTPCGAVALREWAGSSRRVLLKNEIQARLVSDPWQSSMEQVA comes from the coding sequence GTGAGCACGTTCCTGGCCCATGACCTGCTCTGGGGAATGACTGCCTTGCAGTTGCCTGCGGATGCGCCGGGCTGGGCTGTCGAGTCCCTCGACCTCGGGCAACCGATGGTGGTGCGTCGTGCGCTGGCCTCGCCTGGTCACATCGCGGTGGGCTTGCGTGGTCGATCCCGGGAGCAGCGTTACGCCTCGTCGATGCCAGTAGCTGCGATCAAGCGCCGGGTGCGCCCGGAAGACCTTTGCCATGTCGAATCCCGTCGCGACCTGCCGGCCTTGCACGCGCTGGCCCGGCTGCGGCCGCTGCTCGATGCCAGCGGTTGGGCCTGGGGCATCGGCGGCAGCGCCGGGTTCGAGCTTGCCACCGGCATCGAGGCGTTGCATGAACGCAGTGACCTGGATTTGATCCTGCGTACGCCGCGTCGTCTGAATCGTCTCCAGGCCAAGGAACTGCTGGCGCTGCTGGATGCCTCGGTCTGCGCCGTGGACATGCAGTTGCAAACCCCTTGCGGCGCCGTCGCCTTGCGCGAGTGGGCGGGTTCGTCGCGGCGGGTCTTGCTCAAGAACGAAATCCAGGCCCGCCTGGTGAGCGATCCTTGGCAATCTTCAATGGAGCAGGTCGCGTGA
- the mdcE gene encoding biotin-independent malonate decarboxylase subunit gamma — protein sequence MTSYSLRGLRWFEALSGGAEPLAGLPASLKAADVQLGDQTARLLAVVADPVNRFPRARNGEVGLLEGWGLAKAVDDAIEADRNAPRKRALIAIVDVPSQAYGRREEALGIHQALAGAADSYARARLAGHPVIGLLVGKAMSGAFLAHGYQANRLIALRDPGVMVHAMGKASAARVTLRSVEELEALAASVPPMAYDIDSYASLGLLWETLSVEQIEQPTVADLGRVIDCLQQAINEAAGAPRDLSGRLGAANRAASSHVRQLLRAQW from the coding sequence ATGACTTCGTACTCATTGAGAGGCCTGCGCTGGTTCGAGGCCCTGAGCGGCGGCGCCGAACCTTTGGCCGGTCTGCCTGCTTCGCTGAAAGCTGCTGACGTCCAACTGGGCGACCAAACCGCGCGCCTGCTCGCCGTGGTGGCTGATCCCGTCAACCGTTTCCCTCGGGCGCGCAACGGCGAAGTCGGCTTGCTCGAAGGCTGGGGCCTGGCCAAGGCTGTTGACGATGCCATCGAAGCCGACCGCAATGCGCCGCGCAAACGTGCGCTGATCGCCATCGTCGATGTGCCCAGCCAGGCCTATGGCCGGCGCGAAGAAGCCTTGGGCATTCATCAGGCCTTGGCCGGCGCGGCGGACAGTTATGCCCGCGCCCGATTGGCCGGGCATCCGGTGATTGGTTTGCTGGTGGGCAAGGCCATGTCCGGTGCGTTCCTGGCCCACGGCTACCAGGCCAACCGCTTGATCGCCCTGCGCGACCCGGGTGTGATGGTCCATGCCATGGGCAAGGCTTCGGCGGCGCGGGTCACCCTGCGCAGCGTCGAAGAGCTTGAAGCCCTGGCCGCCAGCGTGCCGCCGATGGCCTATGACATCGACAGCTACGCCAGCCTCGGTTTGCTCTGGGAAACCTTGTCGGTGGAACAGATCGAGCAACCGACGGTGGCGGATCTGGGCCGGGTGATTGATTGCCTGCAACAAGCGATCAACGAGGCGGCCGGTGCGCCTCGGGATCTCAGCGGACGTTTGGGGGCCGCCAATCGCGCAGCTTCCAGCCATGTTCGCCAATTGCTGAGGGCGCAGTGGTGA